AGAAGTCACATACTTTGAAAATAACTCCATTCATTGAATattataaagcgttaaacatttggtatcccaaaatactatttagaaatatttacaactaaaaaatataactaaagtcggctaaacgacaaaatttaggtttaatacaaacatctcccaaaaatacccctggccgtggcagccaggcaagccaaacatgtacacgtcgcttcacgctctccgtagtcatggttggtcgactttccccttgcccttacctgcaccatagagcacccgtgagccgaaacccagcaagaaaccTCACACaagtaaataacatatgcatatcaatcattcaacatataattaAGCTGACAACATGCTAAACATGTATGGCCATGCCGtactaggtgctttaccaggccctgggttcgcggtctacaccgtgaggatatcccaggtatcctatagggtctcgccttgacaactcgcacttcgcgtgctaaatgctgctcccggcccccttGCCGTATTCGGCCTTGCCATTCTTCGTcgtcgccgttcccggccctcaccGTTCCCAGCCCTCCCCGTTCTCGACCTTTCCCAGCCCTTgctgttcttggccttcgccgttcccggctcttgccgtttactcacatatatgcacacatagcataactaaacaaatacttaaacaagtaTAAACAAAATCAATGGGGCTACACCCtgaaacataatcatatagggtcgtgccttgcaacacaaattatagggcctcgccctgctctatgggtacagcaattttcttacctgtgtcctgagctttccaagcaccgatctcccgagcacagtcccctagtctgagcttCATTGAAAACCTattcacaacgtatcaacaacatccatacATCAAttcctaatccattaaatagattatgtcataattctagtcttcgagaccttgaattctatcaatccgtgtgataaaatccatcccgagccttaacttttggattcccgagcctgaAACCTCCTTGAAGCCCAAAAACACAATAAGTGCCGCGGCCCCATGaacccatgctgcggcccgcctcaaccagaaacccccaaccccaaaacagggtagacgcgctgcggcccaagctagggtgtgccgcggcccgcccttcatcCAGGCCTCCAACTTGTTCtatagggccgcggctcagcaagaacaatgccgcggcccgacccttcgaatcCAGAAAATTCTCCATTTTTATCCACCAAAAcaaagccaatttaccccaaaatcaacccaacaatccaaatcattcatcacagaagttctactatAGTCTCAAGAACAAAGCCTAACAAGAACTAACCTCAAACTGcatctaaaactcaagaatgatTTCTCACTTATCTCACATGCATAACTCTAAAATATCAGCAGAAATTAAACATAATTCATTAAGTTAAGAGCATACCTTTAGCTTAATTGAGTCTCTGAATTAATTCCCTAGGTTCCAAGCTTCTAGCCCCCAAAATCCCAGCTTTAAATCCTTAGTCACTGGTTAGATTTCACCAAAATTCACAAAGCTTCTAAGAGAGAAGGTGGaaccgagagatagagagagaaagggttggttccttagtttctgagtgtttcctcaatttgttttatttaacttaagtctctaaggttatcttaaaggctcgaggtacccaaaacgtccccgagggaaaaatggtaaatttgcCAATATTCCCTTCTAAATGTTCTgactccaaatatatctccaaatatttattttcataactcgataatccaataaaatgtctaatgcccgaaatacccctcgactcgccctgagtcgggtattcgaccccgttgtgactttctagctaaccgctccctaagactgtctcggatcgtcaAACAAAGATATATcacaatatatcacaataattaAATGTATGCCCTCACTGGGctaaaattgcaaacatgcccctaacgaccaaacgaggcccacatgcatatctaattcacctaaatatgcatttctaaccacatactcataaaaattcacatattataataataagccacttattgccctctaggcacgctaatcaaggccctaagccttattagcaaatttgggatgctacaactatcccctccttacagaaatttcttcctcaaaattacttgaacaactcgggataccgttctcgcatatctgattcaagttcccacgtcgcctcctcaatcttgctattcctccacaacaccttcactaaggcgatggtcttgctccttaagactttatccttccaatCGAAAatttgaaccggcttctcctcataagataaatcctggtccagctccaaattctcataactcagtacatgcatcgaatctgatacatacttcccgAGCTtggacacgtgaaaaacatcatgaacccttgataaagctagaggcatcgccaatctgtaagctacctctccaactagttgcagaatctcaaagggccaaaaaacctagggctcagcttgccctgaaAACCAAACTAGTttactcccctcaaaggtgaaaccctaaggaaaacatggtcaccgacctgaaactctacgcttctgtgtttcaagtctgagtaactcttctgatgactctgggaggcgagcatttgagATCTAATATGTTCAATCGCCTcgttggtcctttgaaccatctcaagacccaaatatctcctttcacctgtctcatcccaatggataggtgatctgcacttcctcccatatagcatctcatacggagccactccgatagtcgcctgataactattattgtacgagaactcaatcaaagggagaaacttactccaagaacccccaaaatctagcacactgGCTCatagcatgtcttccagtatctgaattatcctctcagactgtccatctgtctgaggatgataagcggtactaaacctcaactgcgtgcccatagccttctgcagactctcccaaaacttggaggtaaagatggggtccctgtcggatactatcgacctcggagccccatgaagtcaaacaatttCCTTCATATACAACTTAGCATACTGTTctacagtataagtcatcctgacaggtaaaaagtgggtggacatggtatacctatccacaatcacccacaccaagtcatgccatcccacggtcttcggcaaaccaaccacgaagtccatggtgatatcttcccacttttactctggaatccctagaggctgcagtaaccccgctggcctctgatgttcagcctttacttgttgacaagttaagcacttggccacataatccaccacatccctcttcatgctcgaccaccaatacaaagctcgcAAATCTtagtacatcttcgttgtacctggatgtaaagaataaggagtggtatgagattcatccaagatctctcgccggatatcagaatccatcagaactcagatccgacccttgtacttcagtaaccccatctccaagatagaaaagtccttagccacttcgactaagacattctctccgTGCCCTCTCAattgggaatccttcccctgcacctccttgatcctctaaaggagtgtagactgaagagtgatgttggctaatcaaccaaccaccaactctatacctgctctagtcatctcctcagctagcttatcagatatttgtctcgaactgaacaactgtcctgggcccttctgactcaatgcatcagccactacattagccttcccaggatggtataggatatcacaatcataatcctttaccaactctagacACCATCTCTGGttcatatttaggtccttctgagtaaagaagtacttcaaactcttatggtcggtgtatatctcacacttctcaccatacaaataatgtctccaaaccttaagtgcaaataccactactgccaactccagatcatgtgtgggatatctctgcttgtactcctttaactgtctcgatgcataggctatcacctttccagttTGCATTAGCatacaccctaaaccctgtctggaagcatcacaataaactacaaacttctcattgtccgtcGACAGACTCAATACTGGTGCGGTGATCAGATgccacttcaattccttgaaattgttctcacacctgtctgtccatacatacttagtcttcttccttgtcaattttGTCAATGGCATAGCTaccctggagaacccctcaacaaaccgccgataatatcccgccaatcctagaaaactcctaacttcagaaacactactcggtctaggccaatctcttattGTCTCAATCTTAAttgggtcaaccaaaatcccctccttgctgacaatatggcccagaaatgtgacttgaggtagccaaaactcacacttattgAACTTAgaatataacctatgctccctcaattaTTGCAATACCAaatgtagatgctgctcatgctctgtttttgattgagagtacaccagaatgtcgtcattaaacacaatcacaaacttgtccaaatagtccttgaaaaccctattcatcatgtccataaaagctgttggggcattggttaatccaaaggacataaccaggaattcatagtgtccatatcttgtgtggaaagcggtctttggtatgtcctcttctttaatccttaactaatggtaacctgatcggagatcaatcttggaaaacactgtctttccctgttgcttgtcaaacaaatcgtcgatcctaggcagtgggtatttattcttaatggtcaacttgttcagctccctgtagtcaacacacatcctatgagatccatcattcttcttgacgaacaacactggagcaccccatgacgagacactcggtctaatgaaccccaaatccaataattcctgcaactgaatcttcaactccttcagctctgccggagccattctgtaaggtgtcctagatgcTAGCTCCGCCCCTAGTGCCAACTGAacaacaaactcaatctcccgcagcagcggcaaccctggcagatctgctggaaataaatctagaatctcacataccaatctggtttcaCCCGGTCCTACCGACACAACTCTAGAATTATCCACAACGTTcgttaggaatcctatgcaatcttcctgcatcaggtctttagtcttcagtgctgaaatcataggtagccgcggtccactaactgtccctacaaacacaaagggtatctccccttctggttcaaaagtcaccattctgcgcttgcaatcaatcgtcgccccatacttcaataaccaatccatccctagaatcatattgaagtcatccatcactagctctcaatcagatcaactgacaattccctaccatctatctctactagcaatgctctaatccatctcctagagactactagttccccagtcggtaacaaagtttgaaaacccctagcatacaaaacactaggtctacttATTTGTCTATCATTAGATTTTATGAGTGTACCGATAGAGACTTCTCTTCAGAGCCTTATGTTGGGAGACCTCAAGTTGGTTCTTTTAAAGTAGTTATGGATGATGACATTCCTTCTGGCTCATCTATGTGAGTTTTTATTTCTTTCTAATTTTTAGaaatcttaaatattttaatatgttgTTTTATTATATAACTTATGTTATTTTTTTGTGCATGTGCAGAGATAGTGTGATATATATGTTCTCTTTTGTTGAGTATTTCATTGGCAGAAAAGAGATTCCAAGATGTAATTTTGATGTCAAATGTCATTGGTCTAGGCTTGCTTATTTACTATACTCATTTGCAATGATAAAGGAAGAATGTGGATATGACAGtgtgataactccattttagtagtgttttaggatgtgtttttgttgtaatcttgagtctttttgtttgttttgtgcaagattatgtttgtgtttgtctttgttgtaggatgGTGCTATGAATTATGAGCTAAACgcggaaagaagaagaaatggtggaaaatggaACGTTTTGTGGTTATTTGAGTCAAATTGGCATCAAGGAGGAGTTAGAAGAGgttttgatgaagttttgatGAAGGTCAGACTTAAAATGATCAAGTTTgaaacaaaaaatagaattagagtcgcggcatgggcttaagggctgcgactctagcaaagtcagaAACTACCCAAATCTGGCAGGAATTAATGTCGTGACATGCTCTTTAGGGCCGCGCCATGATGACTGGCAGAGAGCAAATAAAATTTGGGTTTTCACATGGGTTGCGGCATGGTCTcctaagggtcgcgacgcgcctctctgaagagaaaaaaatatatcttatttAGGTTTAAAACATTATAAATTAAGAGATGGATTAGGGTTTAAAAGGAAAAATTTCATAGAGTTCTTGACGGCTAAGCTTATTATgcatttttcttctttaatttcttttcaaGTTTTGGATGTTAAAGATgataacatttatttttatgGTGTTAGCTTTATTTTTCATGAACTAAATATTTTTTCTAGTGTTTAATGTAGCCACTTGGACATTTATTAATTTTCTATGAAGTTTATATAATTTCCGCTTCCTCTATCCtttatctatatgatttgtgCTTAATGCATGTGGATAATTGATCATaatttacatgatttatgattttgattccaGATCCGAGAGGGGAGAGTTGAATATTCTATAATCATATAGACATAAATTGCATATAGGATGATAGTACCTATAGGGTTTGTGTAGCGTTTATGGTTTCTATGCTTCATGAATGCTATATGTTAAAACTTATCACATatatgtagaaagtttgcatataggttgaggtCCTTTTATCTTGGAAAagaattataattttttagttaaccTGCTATTATGATAGAAATTGAAAACTTATATGCGCTGATTAGTAAGATTAATAGGCTGAAAAGTTGATTAAGTTAATACCCGAGGTTTTTAAATtcttgaatcaatctttattattgCAAAGTTTATTTCGATTTTAAATCTTTGTttaaaatcactctattttcgacagccaaatcaaaatttaaaagcaattattggtaattggttgatagtccttgtgggaacgatactttacttactaatttattacttgaatcgattgtgtatacttgcacatcataTTTTATCGACCAGAGTGCACGAGAGTATGCTTGTCGTGATTAGGCAGAGAGCAAGGCGCAACCAATAAGACAATGGGAAATCTTTATTAATATAGTTGTTGTTGCTGCCAAGACAAAATGCTTATTGGTTGTACTTAAGAGTTACTTTATTAATATAGTTTTTGTGATTATTAGTTTTTgttataattgttttattatttaatgtCGTTCTTTGATAATttccaaataaaaaatttaaaacaacaTATAAAGCAACCCTTAATCAACCTACTCAGCAACCCTTAAACATCCACTTGTAAACAACCCAATCAACTCTTAAGCAACCCATAATTATCATAAACAACCtgtcaaaaaattataaaatctcTTAAGTTATGAAAGCTCGTaagcaacacataaaataacataatatgCAACCCTTAAAATTCCTAAGCAACATTTTTAAGAAACTCTTAATTAGTATATTCAGCAACATGCAGCTTACAATCCCTCAAAACCACATATAAATCAAAATTTTTTTTTGCAACCATTAAGCATTCAGCAACCCACAATCTTTATTTAAGCAATCATTAACAATATATTAAACAACCCACAATCTCCATTATAACTAAAAATTTAGCAACTCTTAAAGAAACCCATTATCCCAAAAATTAACATACAATGCTTCCTTGTGAGCAATTCTATATGACTACATGTACAACAACCCAAAAGAAACCTAAGCAACATGTTAAGTAGATTAATTAACAATAAATTTATAGAGTAAATAACCTTTATATATTAAAGAAATTATTAGTACTTTTAaagtaaaacaaaaaagaaatgaACCAAAACCATTGTATAGATCAAAACAATTGAGCTTTTCATATTGCTTTGGAAAAAAAATGATGCAATAATGTATGTTTTTGTAAGTCAATATCTAATCTTTCTGTCGAGGGTTTCTGCAAGTCTTTCTGTTATGTCCACTTTGACCACAATTCCCACATTTGTTTTActtttttggttttttgtttttCTCCCATGCAGCTTTACATCTTCTTCTCTTTGGTCTACCTACTCTTATTTTTcctcctggagggtgtattttCACAGCTTTGATATGTTCAGGTATTTTCCAAGTGTCTTCATTGCTAAGagggtatataatttttttgtaagTTTCAACCATGGCTTCCTGTGTAATATGGAGAACAATATTGATAAGGATCATgattcatttatttaaaaatagcAATTGCATGGGCACAAGGAAGTTGATCCATTTGAAACCTATTGAAACATAACCAATCTTATAAAAACAAATAAAGTAATTTCATTATTTAACCATATTAAAAGTCTAACCCTTCAAGCAACTTGTAAAGCAGCCTATAATGATGTTAAACCCTAATATTTAAGCATCATGTTAAACCCTAATCAACTTATTCAGCAGCTCACAATCATTATTATAACCAAATTTTAAGCAACCCACAAGCAACATAAGTAATAAGTAAATTAAATCTTAAGTAACCTATTTGGAAACTACCAATCATTATAACCAACATATACAAAATAGTTACAAGCAACCTGTTCAGCAACTACCGATCATTATATGCAACATATACAACAACTGTTACAACTACTTAAGCAATTCTTAAGCAACTGATCGAGCAACTAGCAGTCATTATAAGCAACATATacaacaaccattacatatactTAAGTAACTCTTAAGCAACCTATTCAAAAACTACCTATTATTATAAGCAACATATACAACAACAGTTACAAGCAATCTATTTAGCAAGTACCAATCATTATAAGCAACATATACAGTAACTATTACACCAACTTAAGCAACTCTTAAGCAATCTGATCCAGCAACTAAAATTCATTACAACCAACATATGCAACAACCATTACAACTACTTAATCATTTCTTAAGCAACCTATTCAACATCTTGCAACTTATAATTCCCAAAAACAACATATAAAACAACATTTTTAAGCAACTATTGTACTCTTAATCAACTTTATAAAGCCCATAAACAACACATAAAGAAACATGTTATCAATCTACAAACAAAAGAAACCGCagtaaaatatttaaataacaaaTTGAATTATGGTGTTAAACATGTTGCATGTGCATGTTCTTGAATTGAGATCAACTATTCATTTATTGCCATCATCACGAACTTCATACAAAATATGATTTGTTGGGTgcacttgtttttttttattaagagtaatattgtTTGTTTTGTATGTGTAGTGaagttaaattaaataaaaaagaagtGTGCATTTTTAATTGAGAATAATACCATTAACTTCAATGAGTAGATGTAGTTGTCTTTCAGGATCACTTCATGCTTATTAGTCAACTTTATGGAGGTTTCATTTGCTATGTTCCTATTAGTCCAACTCCACTGTTTCACCAAAGCTAGCAAACACTCTAGCATCATACAAATTGGTAGTTCTCTTACTGCTACAATTGCATAATTAAAAGATTCTGCAATGTTTGATGTCATGTTTGAGTATCTATTGTTTGGAGAGAGAATCCTTGCTAATTTATGATACCCAATTTGTTGTAGGTAAGGTCGTAGCCTTTTGTCAATCTTATCAAGTTCTCTCATCTTGTACTCAATATTTTTCACAGTGTATGCATTCGCAGCTGGAAAAAATGTATCCTTGAACTTTTTTGAGTTCTTCTTGAACTTGCTTTTCATGTTTTTGAGCAGATGGAAGGTGCAAGCCCCATGTGGTACTTCTGGGTGCACTGTGATGGTTGCTTTTATAATGCTTTCATGTCGGTCAGATACGATGCTCATGTCTTCTCTTACACCATAAGCTTTCCTAAACTTGTCAAATAACTACTCCCAAGAATCATCATTCTCCGAATCAACTACACAGAATGCTAGGGGGAAGATTTTACCTTCATCATCTTGAGTTGCTGCAACCAATAATGTCCCTCCATATGCTGATTTTAAGAAAGTCCCATCAACTATTACAACAGGTATGCAATAGGGCCAGCCTTTCATTGAAGCATTCAATGCTACAAAAGCATATAAAAACATGACatcttcattttattttagttcaATATAGGATCCTGGATTTGCGCGATGCAACATATACATATAACAAGGTAATTCTGTATAAATTCAGCTGCTTTTCCTCTCACTTTTTCAATAGCTTTTTCTCTAGATCTCCAAGCTTTGCTGTATTTGACTTGCACTTCATGATCATGTTTCAAGTCCCTAACTATATCAGCAGTTGTGTACTTTGTTTTGATGTTTGTGAACTTGTACTTAATCATATCTGCAATGATTATCGAGGTTGCTTAACGTTGGTCTTTTAATCTTATCTCCAAAGCGAAAGTGTGAATGTGGCTGAACTTTCTAATTATGAATTGATTTGTGTTTCCATTCCTTGATGCTCGTAACATCCACTTGCAATTTTTATCAAGGTAAGCAACTAGATATTCCTTTTTGCATGAATTTTGTACACAATACTGGAAATGATTATTGATTGCATAATGGCTCAAAACGGTCTTCAATGTTTCTTTGTCCTTATATATTTTAGATAAAGCAATATCTTAGTGACGGTTGTTGTGTGTGATTACTAAATCATCGTCAATGTTAATCACTTCTTCTTCATTATTTCTATTTCTTTCATCTATCATTTCTATATTCTGATTGGAGACTAGTTCTGCATAATCAATAAAGTCTGCAACCTCTTCAGCAACACAATCATCAATTGGTTCATCATCTGAATTTGATGCTGCTTCTTTTGTTTGTGCAACTTCATTATATAATTGATTATGTGTTGACGTACTCGTAGTTGAGAAAAAAGATTGTTGCATTGAGTAGATTTTAATTGTGAGACACAATGGGTATTTTGTGATATTAGTTTCCTTTTTCTTCAACTCTATGTAGAACTTCACTTGCGAATCATCAACTATTTTAAAAGGAGGGTATCCATCTTTAGCATGATACTATATTGTCAACAGTATTGATTCAAGTTGCAGCTTCAATTCATTGCATATCATACCAATTAGGTTGTTGTAGTTGCAGTCATTTCGAATTACTATTCCACAGACATCAAAGttgatatattttttgttttgatccGATTGCCCATTGTGTTGGAGTAAAACTGCAACGCTATCTATTTCCTGAAACCATGATAAACCTTGTAAACAACATATAAGAAACTTATTAAGCAACTCATAATCTCTAAGAAAACCTTGATGATCAACCCTTAAGCGCCCACTAAGCAACCTCTTCAGCAATTTTTTTAACACATTATACAACAAAGAAGAAACCTATTCAGCAACCTTTATAACCCCTTAAGCAAATAAAGAAACTCTTAAGTAACCTCTTCAAATCATTAAAAGTAACATAAGCAAACAATAAGAAACATGTACAAAATTTAGAGCAACCTTTGAAACACCTAATTAAGCTACCAATTGTTCTAAGCAAAGtataaaatcatatttacctCCTTTCAATCACTCCTCTATAAATCCCAAGTTATTGACAGTTACTTATTCTCACACTCTCTTCCCATTGCTTGTTTTATGAATATGTTTTCAACAACCAAAGAATTTACAGCAACTCATTCATATTGAACCaagtcaataaaaaaaaatatacaaaaattagaGAAAATCTTAAGCAGGCTTGTCAGCAACTTTTATTACCCTTTAAGGAACTAGTCAGAAAACTAATCaacaacccagaaattcagtttaCCTCATTTCAAGAAATTGACATTCGCTTGTTATCCCACTCACTCTCAATTTCTTGTTTGCAGCAACCTAAGCCTTTACAGCAacccattcagattcaaccaaatcaatgaaaaaatatacaaaaattagaGAAACTCTTAAGCAGGCTTATCAGCAACCTTTATTAACCCTTAAGTAACTAGTCAACAACCTAATTagcaacccagaaattcagaTTTACCTCATTTCAAGAAATTGACAATCGATTGTTATTATCAACCTAAGCATTTATAGCAACCCATTCAGATCAaccaaatcaataaaaaaaaaatacaaaaattagaGAAACTCTTAAGTAGGCTTGTCAGCAACATTCATTACCCCTTAAGGAACTAGTTAGCAACCTTATcagcaacccagaaattcagaTTTACCTCATTTCAAGAAATTGACAATCGCTTGTGTaatgccctacctccttagagtcgttactatttgagttaaaaatgtgccattagctcgctaatcgaggttttaggttaaaagtgtgactaaaccgaaataaaactcgtttaatgaCGTTAAGTgtaaaaatttggacattcattgaaatcattaaAAAGCTACACagttgagatcccaaaatactatttagaaaatacattacaacttagaaatacaattaaggtcgacctaagcgacaaagtgGTTATTTAAAGTACTTTCCAataataaccctggtcgtggcaaccaggtaggtcaaacatgtactcgtcgctccacgctctccatactcatggttggttgacctttccctttcccttaccagcACCAAAGAGCACTCGTGAGTAGAagtccaacaagaaaactcaacacaaaacatataacatatacataacaatccacagtatacaacaaaattgccaacgggctaaacacatagcggtctACACTGTCCctggcgctttaccaggccctgggttcatggtcttcaccgagaggctaaacacatagcaccctaagagggtctcgccctaatagCCTACACTCAGCGTGCTTAACGCCGATTCTGACCCCTTGTCGTACCCAGCTTCTTTCCTTGTTGCACGCGCAGCTTCAATTCCCATTTTCATACATCAATTAGCGCCCTTCtagtagctaagaatggtctccCAAGAATAATCAGAATATTTCATCTTCCTCCttatcaagaataataaagtcTG
This genomic interval from Humulus lupulus chromosome 8, drHumLupu1.1, whole genome shotgun sequence contains the following:
- the LOC133796259 gene encoding uncharacterized protein LOC133796259 yields the protein MKSKFKKNSKKFKDTFFPAANAYTVKNIEYKMRELDKIDKRLRPYLQQIGYHKLARILSPNNRYSNMTSNIAESFNYAIVAVRELPICMMLECLLALVKQWSWTNRNIANETSIKLTNKHEVILKDNYIYSLKLMIDNMFLYVLFMGFIKLIKSTIVA